From a single Mobula birostris isolate sMobBir1 chromosome 13, sMobBir1.hap1, whole genome shotgun sequence genomic region:
- the LOC140207389 gene encoding uncharacterized protein has protein sequence MTSETQSRTMETAREANVCQPRHSDVRDTDQDPGTSTEATVCQARDSDVRETDQDPGTSTIEATVCQPRDSDFRGTDQDPGTSTSEATVCQPRDSDFRDTEQDPGTGTSEATVCQPRDSDLRDTEQDPGTSTGGKLNRLWKVFVRCFPGNSSREDDRNTGSKIPKQGQIESDVPMECDPAAAEVDQIQPRDTDVRDTEQNPGTRTSEATVCQPRDSDVRDTDQDPGTGTSEATVCQPRDTDVRDADQDPGTGTSEATVCQPRDSDVRDTDQDPGTGTMRFSLQQSHTAVTGEAPGQQLSAQSLPSQPVKPGTPQELS, from the exons ATGACGTCAGAGACACAGAGCAGGACCATGGAAACAGCACGTGAGGCgaatgtctgtcagcccagacacagtgacgtcagagacactgatcaggatcCTGGAACCAGCAC tgaggcgactgtctgtcaggccagagacagtgacgtcagagagactgatcaggaccctggaaccagcacaattgaggcgactgtctgtcagcccagagacagtgacttCAGAggcactgatcaggaccctggcaccagcacaagtgaggcgactgtctgtcagcccagagacagtgacttcagagacactgagcaggaccctggaaccggtacaagtgaggcgactgtctgtcagcccagagacagtgacctcagagacactgagcaggaTCCTGGAACCAGCAcag GTGGGAAATTAAATAGGTTATGGAAAGTATTCGTGAGGTGTTTTCCAGGCAACTCATCCAGGGAAGATGATCGGAACACGGGAAGCAAGATACCAAAGCAGGGTCAGATTGAGAGCGATGTCCCAATGGAATGCGATCCGGCCGCAGCGGAAGTGGATCAAATTCAGCCCAGAGACactgacgtcagagacactgagcagaaCCCTGGAACCcgcacaagtgaggcgactgtctgtcagcccagagacagtgacgtcagagacactgatcaggaccctggaaccggtacaagtgaggcgactgtctgtcagcccagagacactGACGTCAGAGAcgctgatcaggaccctggaaccggtacaagtgaggcgactgtctgtcagcccagagacagtgacgtcagagacactgatcaggaccctggaaccggtacaa tgcgTTTCTCTTTACAACAGTCCCATacagctgtgactggtgaagctccCGGGCAACAGTTGTCTGCGCAGTCTCTACCATCTCAGCCAGTGAAGCCTGGGACTCCTcaagagttgtcatag
- the LOC140208493 gene encoding NACHT, LRR and PYD domains-containing protein 3-like isoform X1, with translation MATEQQNLNTTVLKIAERVRNGGVPVTSGSGKVTGPSSMITELLAGWNDFQLLQLTDFYRDRLEQAMEGGVHGVSLALTAENQFSGEEHRKISDLADKGERADSSKLLLSLVMEKGSRARRVMWETFVKMRIGVPKLDKILKEIQQHGCVPVHQPVPKIPSELKDVQQKHKETLRAQTETLRVNTILMREKVKVFQLVDRYAELTVISTVRDRRLVEHELLARGRDHDEWREKHLCRELEKIRTDHLFQSSFSRTKSKSGNSAAVAGVPGIGKTTMVQKIVYDWATGKIYQQFQFVFSFKFRDLNSINCRINLRELILDQYPYFENCLREVWENPKGLLFIFDGLDEFKHRIDFADSRRDTEPKHQCPDPEWWCEVSDIVYSLIQQKLLPGCSVLVTTRPTALHLMEKAKITIWAEILGFDAEERKEYFIRYFKDQKVAAVVFKHVEENEILYTMSYNPSYCWILALALGPFFTQRVRDPQRVPKTITQLYSYYIYNILKNHGREIENPCDVFLRVGQMAFRGVSEKKIVFADGDLINYNLQPSQFLSGFLMELLEREDCARSVVYTFPHLTIQEFVAAVAQFLTLNTGDILKFLTEAHSTKDGRFEVFLRFVAGLSSPMTARGLEEFLGPFHHETTCRVIDWVKEEVRRQIENAESQDGKRSLLNTLHYLFESQNPGLAQAALGSVETLSFSGMTLTPIDCAVLSHVIGLCDTIKHLDLFRCRIHCEGIQRLGPGLHKCRDLRLAGNKLGDSGVKLVSAALRNPECKIQELVLINVGLTDSGVDDLVSALSVNRSLTLLDLALNSLTDRSVPALRRLILTLPSLKWIGLVENQFSRTGEKELRSLQEPRPGLTIKLRSSEL, from the exons ATGGCTACAG AGCAGCAAAATCTGAACACAACTGTACTCAAAATAGCTGAACGGGTGCGTAATGGAGGAGTTCCAGTGACGTCAGGATCAGGAAAGGTCACGG GTCCGAGCTCAATGATCACCGAGCTCCTGGCAGGCTGGAATGATTTCCAGCTGCTGCAGTTGACGGATTTCTACCGGGACAGGCTGGAGCAGGCGATGGAAGGAGGGGTGCACGGAGTGAGCCTGGCGTTAACTGccgagaatcagttcagtggagaggaacaccgg AAAATCTCTGATCTCGCTGATAAGGGAGAGCGGGCGGACAGTTCTAAACtcctcctgagcctggtgatggagaaaggctcccgcgcccggagggtgatgtgggaaacCTTTGTGAAAATGCGGATTGGTGTTCCAAAGTTGGACAAAATACTGAAAGAAATTCAGCAACATG GTTGTGTTCCTGTCCATCAACCCGTACCGAAGATTCCCAGTGAGCTGAAAG atgttcaacagaaacacaaggagactctgcgggcacaaactgaaacactgagagtgaacacgatcctgatgagggagaaggtgaaggttttccagctggttgatcgatacgctgagctcacggtcatttctactgttcgagatcggagactggtggaacatgagctgctggcaagaggaAGAGACCACGATGAGTGGAGAGAAAAGCATCTCTGCAGAGAGCTGGAAAAAATACGGACGGATCATTTGTTTCAGAGCAGCTTTTCCCGGACTAAATCCAAATCTGGGAATTcagcagcagtggccggagtcccggggatcgggaaaacaacaatggttcaaaagattgtttatgactgggccacagggaaaatataccaacaattccagtttgtcttcagtttcaaattccgggatttaaactccattaactgCAGGATAAACCTGAGGGAACTGATTCTAGATCAATATCCTTACTTTGAGAATTGCCTGAGAGAGGTCTGGGAGAACCCAAAGGGATTACTATTTATATtcgatggtttggatgaattcaaacacagaatcgattttgctgacagtcggagagatacagaacccaagcaccagtgcccagatcctgagtggtggtgtgaagtgtctgacattgtgtacagtttaatccagcagaagctgctcccagggtgttcagtgctggtgaccacccgtCCCACTGCGCTACATTTAATGGAAAAGGCGAAGATCACTatctgggctgaaatcctgggatttgatGCTGAGGAGCGAAAGGAATATTTTATCAGGTATTTCAAAGATCAGAAGGTGGCAGCAGTTGTTTTCAAACACGTTGAGGAGAACGaaatcctgtacaccatgagctacaacccctcctactgctggatcctcgctctggcactgggccccttcttcacacaaagagtcagggacccacagcgagttcccaagaccatcacccaactgtattcctactatatttacaacatcctgaaaaaccacggccgtgagattgagaacccctgTGATGTGTttctcagggttggtcagatggccttcagaggagtgtccgagaagaagattgtgtttgcagatggagatttgatcaactacaatctgcaaccttcccagttcctgtccgggttcctgatggagcttttggagagagaggattgtgcccggagcgtggtgtacacattcccacatctcaccatccaagagtttgtagctgcagtcgcacaattccTGACTCTAAATACCGGGGATATCCTaaaattcctcactgaagcccacagcACAAAAGATGGGcgatttgaggtatttctccgctttgttgctggtctctcctccccaatgacagctcggggcctggaggagtttctgggtccatttcaTCATGaaacaacctgccgggtgattgactgggtgaaggaggaggttagaCGCCAGATTGAAAACGCAGAGAGTCAAGatggtaaaaggagcctcctgaacacattgcactacctgtttgagtctcagaatcctggactggctcaggccgctctgggatctgtggaaacactttcattcagtggaatgacactgaccccgattgactgcgcggtcctgtctcatgtcatcggactctgtgacacaataaaacacctcgacctgtttcgctgccgcattcactgtgaaggaatccagcggctgggacccgggctgcacaagtgccgGGATTTAAG ACTTGCGGGGAATAAACTGGgtgattcaggagtgaaactggtgtctgcggctctgaggaacccggagtgtaaaatacaggaACTAgt gctgatcAATGTCGGGCTCACAGATTCCGGAGTCGatgatctcgtctccgctctcagtgtAAACCGATCACTGACGTTGCTGGACCTCGCATTAAACTCGCTGACAGAccgatctgtccccgctctccgccgcctcatactgaccctcccgagtcTGAAGTGGATCGG GCTGGTGGAGAATCAGTTCAGTCGGACCGGGGAGAAGGAACTGAGATCTCTGCAGGAACCCAGACCCGGACTGACAATTAAATTGCGATCATCTGAATTGTGA
- the LOC140208493 gene encoding NACHT, LRR and PYD domains-containing protein 3-like isoform X2 has protein sequence MITELLAGWNDFQLLQLTDFYRDRLEQAMEGGVHGVSLALTAENQFSGEEHRKISDLADKGERADSSKLLLSLVMEKGSRARRVMWETFVKMRIGVPKLDKILKEIQQHGCVPVHQPVPKIPSELKDVQQKHKETLRAQTETLRVNTILMREKVKVFQLVDRYAELTVISTVRDRRLVEHELLARGRDHDEWREKHLCRELEKIRTDHLFQSSFSRTKSKSGNSAAVAGVPGIGKTTMVQKIVYDWATGKIYQQFQFVFSFKFRDLNSINCRINLRELILDQYPYFENCLREVWENPKGLLFIFDGLDEFKHRIDFADSRRDTEPKHQCPDPEWWCEVSDIVYSLIQQKLLPGCSVLVTTRPTALHLMEKAKITIWAEILGFDAEERKEYFIRYFKDQKVAAVVFKHVEENEILYTMSYNPSYCWILALALGPFFTQRVRDPQRVPKTITQLYSYYIYNILKNHGREIENPCDVFLRVGQMAFRGVSEKKIVFADGDLINYNLQPSQFLSGFLMELLEREDCARSVVYTFPHLTIQEFVAAVAQFLTLNTGDILKFLTEAHSTKDGRFEVFLRFVAGLSSPMTARGLEEFLGPFHHETTCRVIDWVKEEVRRQIENAESQDGKRSLLNTLHYLFESQNPGLAQAALGSVETLSFSGMTLTPIDCAVLSHVIGLCDTIKHLDLFRCRIHCEGIQRLGPGLHKCRDLRLAGNKLGDSGVKLVSAALRNPECKIQELVLINVGLTDSGVDDLVSALSVNRSLTLLDLALNSLTDRSVPALRRLILTLPSLKWIGLVENQFSRTGEKELRSLQEPRPGLTIKLRSSEL, from the exons ATGATCACCGAGCTCCTGGCAGGCTGGAATGATTTCCAGCTGCTGCAGTTGACGGATTTCTACCGGGACAGGCTGGAGCAGGCGATGGAAGGAGGGGTGCACGGAGTGAGCCTGGCGTTAACTGccgagaatcagttcagtggagaggaacaccgg AAAATCTCTGATCTCGCTGATAAGGGAGAGCGGGCGGACAGTTCTAAACtcctcctgagcctggtgatggagaaaggctcccgcgcccggagggtgatgtgggaaacCTTTGTGAAAATGCGGATTGGTGTTCCAAAGTTGGACAAAATACTGAAAGAAATTCAGCAACATG GTTGTGTTCCTGTCCATCAACCCGTACCGAAGATTCCCAGTGAGCTGAAAG atgttcaacagaaacacaaggagactctgcgggcacaaactgaaacactgagagtgaacacgatcctgatgagggagaaggtgaaggttttccagctggttgatcgatacgctgagctcacggtcatttctactgttcgagatcggagactggtggaacatgagctgctggcaagaggaAGAGACCACGATGAGTGGAGAGAAAAGCATCTCTGCAGAGAGCTGGAAAAAATACGGACGGATCATTTGTTTCAGAGCAGCTTTTCCCGGACTAAATCCAAATCTGGGAATTcagcagcagtggccggagtcccggggatcgggaaaacaacaatggttcaaaagattgtttatgactgggccacagggaaaatataccaacaattccagtttgtcttcagtttcaaattccgggatttaaactccattaactgCAGGATAAACCTGAGGGAACTGATTCTAGATCAATATCCTTACTTTGAGAATTGCCTGAGAGAGGTCTGGGAGAACCCAAAGGGATTACTATTTATATtcgatggtttggatgaattcaaacacagaatcgattttgctgacagtcggagagatacagaacccaagcaccagtgcccagatcctgagtggtggtgtgaagtgtctgacattgtgtacagtttaatccagcagaagctgctcccagggtgttcagtgctggtgaccacccgtCCCACTGCGCTACATTTAATGGAAAAGGCGAAGATCACTatctgggctgaaatcctgggatttgatGCTGAGGAGCGAAAGGAATATTTTATCAGGTATTTCAAAGATCAGAAGGTGGCAGCAGTTGTTTTCAAACACGTTGAGGAGAACGaaatcctgtacaccatgagctacaacccctcctactgctggatcctcgctctggcactgggccccttcttcacacaaagagtcagggacccacagcgagttcccaagaccatcacccaactgtattcctactatatttacaacatcctgaaaaaccacggccgtgagattgagaacccctgTGATGTGTttctcagggttggtcagatggccttcagaggagtgtccgagaagaagattgtgtttgcagatggagatttgatcaactacaatctgcaaccttcccagttcctgtccgggttcctgatggagcttttggagagagaggattgtgcccggagcgtggtgtacacattcccacatctcaccatccaagagtttgtagctgcagtcgcacaattccTGACTCTAAATACCGGGGATATCCTaaaattcctcactgaagcccacagcACAAAAGATGGGcgatttgaggtatttctccgctttgttgctggtctctcctccccaatgacagctcggggcctggaggagtttctgggtccatttcaTCATGaaacaacctgccgggtgattgactgggtgaaggaggaggttagaCGCCAGATTGAAAACGCAGAGAGTCAAGatggtaaaaggagcctcctgaacacattgcactacctgtttgagtctcagaatcctggactggctcaggccgctctgggatctgtggaaacactttcattcagtggaatgacactgaccccgattgactgcgcggtcctgtctcatgtcatcggactctgtgacacaataaaacacctcgacctgtttcgctgccgcattcactgtgaaggaatccagcggctgggacccgggctgcacaagtgccgGGATTTAAG ACTTGCGGGGAATAAACTGGgtgattcaggagtgaaactggtgtctgcggctctgaggaacccggagtgtaaaatacaggaACTAgt gctgatcAATGTCGGGCTCACAGATTCCGGAGTCGatgatctcgtctccgctctcagtgtAAACCGATCACTGACGTTGCTGGACCTCGCATTAAACTCGCTGACAGAccgatctgtccccgctctccgccgcctcatactgaccctcccgagtcTGAAGTGGATCGG GCTGGTGGAGAATCAGTTCAGTCGGACCGGGGAGAAGGAACTGAGATCTCTGCAGGAACCCAGACCCGGACTGACAATTAAATTGCGATCATCTGAATTGTGA